One region of Chlamydia psittaci 6BC genomic DNA includes:
- the ychF gene encoding redox-regulated ATPase YchF, with amino-acid sequence MGHTECGIVGLPNVGKSGLFNALTGAQVASCNYPFCTIDPNIGIVPVIDDRLDILAKMSQSQKVIYADMKFVDIAGLVKGAADGAGLGNRFLSHIRETHAVAHVVRCFDNDDITHVSGKIDPSDDISVINLELIFSDFSSATSIYSKLEKQAKGKNDLGIVLPLLDRVIKHLESGQPVRTLNLSSEEQIQLKPYPFLTAKPMLYIANIGEDSIATMHNDYVAVVEEIARKENAPVVPICVQLEEEIISLPVEERKDFLNSLGLKESGLNRLVRAAYHTLGLISYFTTGPQETRAWTIPIGSTAAEAAGQIHTDIQKGFIRAEVVTLEDMITYGSRTGVREAGKLRAEGRDYIVQDGDIMLFLHN; translated from the coding sequence ATGGGGCATACAGAATGTGGCATCGTAGGACTTCCCAATGTAGGTAAGTCTGGGTTATTTAATGCTCTTACTGGAGCGCAAGTAGCTTCTTGTAACTATCCCTTTTGCACAATTGATCCGAATATTGGTATTGTTCCGGTTATTGATGACCGCTTAGATATTTTAGCTAAGATGAGTCAGAGTCAAAAGGTTATCTATGCCGATATGAAGTTTGTGGATATTGCTGGTTTGGTGAAGGGAGCTGCAGATGGAGCAGGATTAGGAAATAGGTTTCTTTCTCATATTCGCGAGACGCATGCTGTGGCTCATGTTGTTCGTTGTTTTGACAATGACGATATTACTCATGTATCGGGAAAGATAGATCCCAGTGATGACATTTCCGTGATAAATTTAGAATTGATCTTTTCTGATTTTTCTTCTGCAACAAGTATTTATAGCAAATTAGAGAAGCAAGCTAAGGGGAAGAACGACCTAGGGATTGTTTTACCTTTACTTGATAGAGTGATTAAACATTTAGAAAGTGGTCAACCTGTTCGCACGTTAAATTTATCTTCAGAAGAGCAGATACAACTCAAACCTTATCCCTTTTTAACAGCAAAGCCTATGTTGTATATAGCGAACATAGGTGAGGATTCAATAGCAACGATGCACAATGATTATGTTGCTGTTGTTGAAGAAATTGCCAGAAAGGAAAATGCTCCTGTTGTTCCTATTTGTGTACAATTAGAAGAAGAAATCATTTCGCTTCCTGTAGAGGAACGGAAAGACTTTTTAAATAGTTTAGGGCTAAAAGAATCGGGATTAAATCGCTTAGTTCGTGCTGCTTATCATACACTGGGATTGATTTCTTATTTTACAACTGGACCACAAGAAACCAGGGCTTGGACTATTCCTATAGGATCTACAGCTGCGGAAGCTGCAGGCCAGATTCACACCGATATTCAAAAAGGGTTTATCCGAGCCGAAGTTGTGACTCTTGAAGATATGATCACCTATGGAAGCCGTACAGGAGTCCGCGAAGCTGGCAAATTACGAGCAGAGGGTAGAGACTACATTGTGCAGGACGGCGATATTATGCTTTTCTTGCATAATTAG
- a CDS encoding bifunctional riboflavin kinase/FAD synthetase has product MEIFYSLTSIPRSVDSITIGFFDGCHLGHKKLLTVLSSYPGLSGVITFDLHPHAVLQSPTPKLITSTKERLLLLQDFPIDYLCILSFTQEFANQSAESFIRSLHQTLRCRRLILGYDSRLGKGREGNAKTLQPLANSLGIEIIEVAPHKIDQEIVSSKRIRQFLMEGDLDNANRHLGHSYKYVGKIEAGYGLGTQLGVATINLPQDQCLLPLGVYACEIEYHTTIYQGIMNLGKAPTVGRNSLCLEAHLFGFSGNLYGETVSVIPKKFIRKERKFSSREMLSQAIQKDIESAKAFFSTNYARKA; this is encoded by the coding sequence ATGGAAATATTCTATAGTTTGACATCGATTCCCCGCTCTGTGGATTCTATAACTATAGGTTTTTTTGATGGTTGTCATCTAGGTCACAAGAAATTACTGACTGTTTTATCTTCCTATCCAGGATTGTCAGGAGTGATTACTTTTGACTTACATCCTCATGCGGTTTTACAGTCACCCACTCCCAAGTTAATTACAAGTACAAAAGAACGCCTTCTCCTTTTGCAAGATTTTCCTATAGACTACTTGTGTATTCTTTCCTTTACACAAGAGTTTGCTAATCAATCTGCTGAAAGCTTCATACGTTCCCTGCATCAAACATTAAGATGTAGACGTTTAATCTTGGGATATGACTCTAGATTGGGTAAGGGAAGGGAAGGAAACGCTAAAACACTACAACCTCTGGCCAATTCTCTAGGAATAGAAATTATAGAAGTCGCTCCTCACAAGATAGATCAAGAGATTGTCTCTAGCAAAAGGATTCGTCAGTTTTTGATGGAAGGTGATTTAGATAACGCTAATCGCCATTTAGGGCACTCATATAAATATGTTGGGAAAATCGAGGCGGGTTATGGTTTAGGAACCCAGTTAGGGGTTGCTACAATTAATCTTCCTCAGGATCAATGTCTGCTTCCTCTCGGAGTATATGCATGCGAAATAGAATATCACACTACGATATATCAAGGGATTATGAATCTTGGGAAGGCTCCTACAGTGGGAAGAAATTCGTTATGTTTAGAAGCGCATCTTTTTGGTTTCTCTGGGAACTTGTATGGCGAGACTGTTTCTGTAATCCCTAAGAAATTTATCCGCAAAGAAAGAAAATTCTCTTCTCGAGAAATGTTATCTCAAGCCATTCAAAAGGATATAGAGAGTGCAAAAGCATTCTTCTCTACTAATTATGCAAGAAAAGCATAA
- the truB gene encoding tRNA pseudouridine(55) synthase TruB, whose protein sequence is MELATELKEGILLIDKPQGRTSFSLIRTLTKLIGVKKIGHAGTLDPFATGVMVMLIGRRFTRLSDVLLFEDKEYAAVAHLGTTTDSYDCDGKIVGRSKKVPTYEEILEASQYFQGEIQQIPPMFSAKKVNGKKLYEYARKGLSIERRQSTVQVSLQITKYEYPLLHFSVQCSKGTYIRSIAHELGNMLGCGAYLEELRRLRSGSFSIDQCIDGCLLDCPDFDISPYLRDFNGNIL, encoded by the coding sequence ATGGAACTTGCTACAGAACTTAAAGAAGGTATTCTTCTAATAGATAAGCCTCAAGGAAGGACCTCGTTTAGTCTTATTCGTACTCTAACAAAATTGATCGGTGTAAAAAAAATCGGTCATGCAGGGACTTTGGATCCCTTTGCTACAGGTGTGATGGTCATGTTGATCGGCCGTAGATTCACTCGCCTTTCAGATGTTTTATTATTTGAAGATAAAGAATACGCTGCAGTTGCTCACCTAGGGACAACTACAGATTCTTATGATTGCGATGGAAAAATTGTTGGTAGGTCAAAAAAGGTCCCTACCTATGAAGAAATTCTAGAAGCTTCGCAGTATTTCCAAGGGGAAATTCAACAAATCCCCCCCATGTTTTCTGCAAAAAAAGTTAACGGGAAAAAGCTCTATGAATATGCCCGAAAGGGATTATCAATAGAACGTCGCCAATCTACGGTTCAAGTGAGCCTACAAATTACAAAATATGAATATCCCCTGCTACATTTTTCTGTACAATGTAGCAAAGGAACTTACATTCGTAGTATTGCTCACGAACTAGGAAACATGTTAGGCTGTGGAGCTTATTTGGAAGAACTCAGACGTTTACGTAGTGGTAGTTTTTCTATAGATCAATGTATTGATGGCTGTCTTTTAGACTGTCCTGACTTTGATATATCTCCTTACCTAAGAGATTTTAATGGAAATATTCTATAG
- the rbfA gene encoding 30S ribosome-binding factor RbfA yields MTENRRIQKVNSLLREAIANVILKDVKHPKISNRWITVTRVCLSKDLHSARVYVSIMPHENTSTETLEALKASARYIAYKASKGVVLKYFPEINFYLEDIFSPQDHIENLLWKIREQDKS; encoded by the coding sequence ATGACTGAAAATAGACGCATACAAAAGGTTAATTCATTACTGCGCGAAGCAATTGCGAATGTAATTTTAAAAGATGTGAAACATCCTAAAATTTCCAATCGTTGGATTACGGTTACTAGGGTATGTTTATCTAAAGATTTACATTCTGCTCGTGTCTATGTTTCAATTATGCCACATGAAAATACATCAACAGAAACTTTAGAAGCGTTAAAAGCATCAGCAAGGTACATTGCTTATAAGGCTTCTAAAGGCGTCGTACTTAAGTATTTTCCCGAGATAAATTTTTATCTCGAAGATATTTTTTCTCCCCAGGATCATATAGAAAACTTGCTCTGGAAAATACGAGAACAAGATAAAAGTTAG
- the infB gene encoding translation initiation factor IF-2, with amino-acid sequence MEKAKLTKNLKLKIKNAQLTKAAGLDKLKQKLAQAGSSDTKSSSEKPTTKVTEKVAKEKVVKKKSVVDSSVPTMAEHVSTETSPRRIRAKNRSSFASEDSTIPSPVSVDADSTAFSPPVIEEVASPLESEPEVVEPTPPSVVEEPETVIKEPPPPPKEPEVVVKKEPPKSVVSIKSNFGPTGKHINHLLAKTFKAPKKEDKPAPKERTGTVQAKPQQSSEASNDKQHSPNNRQSQPFYRRDTSKRPGSDFRDRAKKEETPKAFTGRDRYGLNDSSDDDKWRKKRVQKTKKHYDEHTVQRPTHIKVPLPITIKDLAAEMKLKASELIQKMFIHGMTYVVNDVLDNETTVQFIGLEFGCTIDIDSSEQDKLCIESNTVKEEIQETDPSQLIIRPPIVAFMGHVDHGKTTLIDSLRKSNVAAVEAGAITQHMGAFCCSTPVGNITILDTPGHEAFSAMRARGAEVCDIVVLVVAGDEGIKEQTLEAVKHARAANITIVVAINKCDKPNFNADTVYRQLSEINLLPEAWGGTTVTINTSAKTGEGLSELLEMLALQAEVLELKANPSARARGIVIESELHKGLGAVATILVQNGTLHLGEALVFNDCYGKVKTMHNEHNQLMKSASPSVPALITGLSSMPKAGDPFVVVKNEKTAKEIVSARIAGQQKFALQKKRPNFDAMLQNKKILKLIIKADVQGSIEALASSVLKIVSDKVSAEILSSSVGEISESDIRLAAASKAVIIGFHTGIESHAESLIKNLGVKVHLFNIIYHAVDAVKEMMTALLDPIAEERNLGAAEIKETFKSSQLGTIYGCLVSEGVMTRNQKVRVVRNNEVLWKGNLSSLKRIKEDVKEVKKGLECGILLEGYQNAQVGDILQCYEVIYHPQKL; translated from the coding sequence ATGGAGAAGGCAAAGTTGACGAAAAACCTAAAATTGAAGATTAAAAACGCTCAATTAACGAAAGCTGCTGGATTAGATAAGTTAAAGCAAAAATTAGCTCAGGCAGGATCTTCAGACACAAAAAGCTCTTCAGAAAAGCCTACGACTAAGGTTACTGAAAAAGTTGCTAAAGAAAAAGTCGTGAAGAAAAAGAGTGTTGTAGACTCTAGTGTACCTACGATGGCTGAGCATGTGTCTACTGAAACTTCTCCACGCAGAATTCGAGCTAAAAATCGTTCATCTTTTGCGTCTGAAGATTCAACCATTCCTTCTCCTGTTTCAGTAGACGCCGACTCTACTGCGTTCTCTCCTCCTGTTATAGAAGAAGTGGCTTCTCCTCTTGAGTCTGAGCCGGAGGTTGTAGAGCCAACTCCCCCTTCTGTAGTAGAAGAACCTGAAACAGTTATTAAGGAACCTCCTCCTCCACCGAAAGAGCCTGAAGTAGTAGTTAAAAAAGAACCTCCTAAAAGCGTTGTTTCTATCAAGTCGAATTTCGGGCCTACCGGGAAACACATTAATCATTTGTTAGCGAAGACTTTTAAAGCTCCTAAAAAAGAAGATAAGCCTGCGCCTAAAGAACGCACAGGAACAGTTCAGGCAAAGCCTCAGCAATCTTCTGAAGCTTCTAATGATAAACAACATTCTCCAAACAATCGCCAATCTCAGCCTTTTTATCGTAGGGATACGTCAAAGAGACCTGGATCTGATTTTAGAGACCGTGCGAAAAAAGAAGAGACTCCTAAGGCATTTACAGGTAGAGATCGTTATGGATTAAACGACAGTAGCGATGACGATAAGTGGAGAAAAAAACGTGTTCAAAAAACTAAAAAACACTATGACGAACACACGGTACAGCGCCCTACCCATATTAAAGTGCCTCTGCCTATCACGATCAAAGATCTTGCCGCAGAAATGAAGCTTAAGGCTTCTGAGCTGATCCAGAAAATGTTTATTCATGGTATGACTTACGTTGTAAATGACGTATTAGACAATGAAACAACAGTACAATTTATTGGATTAGAATTTGGCTGTACTATTGATATCGATTCATCAGAACAAGATAAGCTCTGTATCGAGAGTAATACTGTTAAAGAAGAAATACAAGAAACAGATCCAAGTCAATTAATCATTCGTCCTCCTATCGTCGCTTTTATGGGCCACGTGGATCACGGAAAAACTACTTTAATTGACTCGCTAAGAAAAAGTAATGTGGCAGCAGTAGAAGCTGGGGCTATTACACAACATATGGGAGCCTTCTGTTGTTCTACACCTGTTGGAAATATTACTATCTTGGATACTCCTGGCCACGAAGCCTTTTCTGCTATGAGAGCTCGAGGTGCGGAAGTCTGCGATATCGTTGTGCTTGTAGTTGCCGGAGATGAAGGAATCAAAGAACAAACTTTGGAAGCCGTCAAACACGCTCGTGCGGCAAACATCACTATTGTTGTAGCAATCAATAAGTGTGATAAACCGAATTTCAATGCAGATACCGTTTACAGACAACTTTCTGAAATCAACCTATTGCCAGAGGCATGGGGAGGTACAACTGTAACAATTAATACCTCTGCAAAAACAGGTGAAGGTTTATCTGAGCTTTTAGAAATGCTTGCTCTACAAGCGGAAGTTTTAGAACTCAAAGCAAATCCATCTGCTCGTGCTCGTGGAATTGTTATCGAATCCGAGCTACACAAAGGTTTAGGTGCAGTAGCAACTATTTTAGTGCAAAACGGTACCCTACATCTTGGTGAGGCATTAGTTTTCAATGATTGTTATGGCAAAGTTAAAACCATGCATAACGAACATAACCAGCTAATGAAATCGGCCAGCCCCTCTGTCCCAGCTTTAATCACAGGGCTATCTAGCATGCCCAAGGCAGGCGATCCTTTTGTTGTCGTTAAAAACGAAAAAACAGCTAAGGAAATTGTTAGTGCTAGAATTGCTGGACAACAGAAATTTGCTCTGCAGAAGAAACGTCCTAATTTTGACGCTATGCTGCAAAATAAAAAGATCCTTAAGCTTATTATCAAAGCTGATGTTCAAGGATCTATTGAAGCTTTGGCCAGTTCTGTCTTGAAAATTGTTTCTGATAAAGTAAGTGCCGAAATTCTTTCTAGTAGCGTTGGAGAAATTTCTGAATCAGATATTCGTTTGGCTGCAGCATCTAAAGCTGTTATTATTGGCTTCCATACGGGTATAGAAAGCCACGCCGAATCTCTGATCAAAAACTTAGGCGTTAAGGTGCATTTATTTAACATTATCTACCATGCTGTAGATGCTGTTAAAGAAATGATGACAGCATTACTCGATCCTATTGCTGAAGAGAGAAATCTTGGTGCTGCTGAAATCAAAGAAACCTTTAAGTCATCACAATTAGGTACAATTTACGGTTGCTTGGTTTCTGAAGGTGTAATGACTAGAAATCAAAAAGTACGTGTTGTACGTAATAACGAAGTTCTTTGGAAAGGTAACTTATCTTCTCTAAAACGTATTAAAGAAGACGTTAAAGAAGTTAAAAAAGGGCTTGAATGTGGTATTTTATTAGAAGGATATCAGAATGCTCAGGTAGGTGATATTCTACAATGTTACGAAGTGATATATCATCCACAAAAACTTTAG
- the nusA gene encoding transcription termination factor NusA, protein MNKDLVAIFDYMEKEKGIQRPVIIGAIESALKIAAKKTLRDDANVSVNINPKTGDIEVFCEKEIVEVCENPSKEIPLDKAREYDPECEIGQYMDVPFVSEHFGRIAAHAARQIIGQKLRHAERDVIYEEYRHRVNEILSGVVKRFAKGSNLIIDLGKVEGLLPARCYPKTEKHKVGDKIYALLYEVQESENGGAEVILSRSHPEFVKQLFLQEVPELEEGSVEIVKIAREAGYRTKIAVSSSDPKTDPVGAFVGMRGSRVKNIIRELNDEKIDIVNYSPVTTELLQNLLCPIEIQKIAILEDDKVIAIVVQDADYATVIGKRGINARLISQILDYELEVQRMSEYNKLLEIQRLQLAEFDSPLLDEPLEMEGISKLVVQNLVHAGYDTIRKVLLASANDLASVPGISLELAYKILEQVSKYGEGKVDEKPKIED, encoded by the coding sequence ATGAATAAAGATCTTGTAGCTATTTTTGACTACATGGAGAAGGAAAAAGGAATTCAACGCCCTGTCATCATAGGAGCTATTGAATCGGCCTTAAAAATTGCAGCAAAAAAAACACTAAGAGATGATGCTAACGTTTCTGTAAATATTAATCCTAAAACTGGCGACATAGAAGTTTTCTGTGAGAAAGAAATCGTAGAAGTATGTGAAAACCCCAGTAAAGAGATTCCTTTAGACAAAGCTAGAGAATACGATCCTGAATGCGAAATTGGGCAGTACATGGACGTTCCCTTTGTTTCTGAGCATTTTGGCAGGATTGCTGCTCACGCTGCCCGACAAATTATCGGTCAGAAGTTACGCCATGCAGAAAGAGATGTTATCTACGAAGAGTACCGCCATAGGGTCAATGAAATTCTTTCTGGAGTCGTTAAGCGATTTGCAAAAGGATCAAACTTAATCATAGATTTAGGGAAGGTTGAAGGTCTCCTACCAGCTCGTTGTTATCCTAAAACAGAAAAGCATAAAGTTGGCGATAAGATTTATGCTCTGTTATACGAGGTGCAAGAATCAGAAAATGGAGGTGCTGAAGTTATCCTCAGCCGTAGCCATCCTGAATTCGTTAAGCAACTTTTCTTGCAAGAAGTTCCAGAACTAGAAGAAGGCTCTGTAGAAATTGTTAAAATTGCTCGTGAAGCAGGCTACAGAACTAAAATAGCTGTAAGTTCATCCGATCCAAAAACAGATCCTGTGGGCGCTTTTGTTGGAATGAGAGGTTCTCGAGTAAAAAATATCATTCGAGAATTGAACGACGAAAAAATAGATATTGTAAACTATTCTCCTGTAACCACAGAATTGTTGCAAAATTTGCTTTGCCCCATAGAAATTCAAAAGATTGCAATTCTAGAAGATGACAAAGTTATTGCTATAGTCGTTCAGGATGCTGATTACGCAACCGTAATTGGTAAGCGAGGAATTAATGCTCGTTTGATTAGTCAAATCTTAGACTATGAACTCGAAGTTCAACGTATGAGCGAGTACAATAAACTATTAGAAATTCAACGCCTACAGTTAGCGGAATTTGATAGTCCTCTATTAGATGAGCCGCTAGAGATGGAAGGCATTAGTAAGTTGGTTGTCCAGAATCTTGTACACGCAGGATACGACACGATCAGAAAGGTATTATTAGCCAGTGCTAATGATCTTGCTTCTGTTCCTGGAATCAGTTTAGAACTTGCTTATAAGATCCTTGAGCAAGTCAGCAAATATGGAGAAGGCAAAGTTGACGAAAAACCTAAAATTGAAGATTAA
- the rpsA gene encoding 30S ribosomal protein S1, giving the protein MPKQSEYTWGSKKILDTIDCLSEDVVEFKDLLCSTHGITSSDEEPTSEIQPGAILKGTVVDINKDFVVVDVGLKSEGVIPMSEFIESSEGLVLGAEVEVYLDQTEDEEGKVVLSREKATRQRQWEHILAHCEEGSIVKGQIIRKVKGGLIVDIGMEAFLPGSQIDNKKIKNLDDYVGKVCEFKILKINIDRRNVVVSRRELLEAERISKKAELIEQITIGERRKGIVKNITDFGVFLDLDGIDGLLHITDMTWKRIRHPSEMVELNQELEVVILSVDKEKGRVALGLKQKEHNPWEDIEKKYPPGKRITGKIVKLLPYGAFIEIEEGIEGLIHVSEMSWVKNVVDPSEVVNKGDEVEAIVLSIQKDEGKISLGLKQTEHNPWDNIEEKYPIGLHVRAEIKNLTNYGAFVELEPGIEGLIHISDMSWIKKVSHPSELFKKGSIVEAVILSVDKESKKITLGVKQLSSNPWNEIEEMFPTGSVISGVVTKITAFGAFVELQNGIEGLIHVSELSEKPFSKIEDIISIGDSVSAKVIKLDPDHKKVSLSVKEYLADKQHDQTDTDIDDLDLEDLVGSDKKKKGK; this is encoded by the coding sequence ATGCCAAAACAATCCGAATACACTTGGGGATCCAAAAAAATTCTTGATACTATAGATTGCCTCTCGGAAGACGTTGTTGAATTCAAAGATCTTCTCTGCTCAACACACGGAATTACTTCAAGCGATGAGGAACCTACCAGTGAGATACAACCTGGCGCCATCCTAAAAGGTACTGTAGTTGATATCAATAAGGACTTCGTAGTCGTTGACGTTGGGCTGAAATCCGAAGGGGTCATTCCAATGTCAGAATTCATAGAATCCTCTGAAGGCTTGGTTCTTGGTGCTGAAGTAGAGGTATACTTAGACCAAACTGAAGATGAAGAAGGAAAGGTTGTTTTATCCAGAGAAAAAGCTACTCGCCAAAGACAATGGGAACACATTTTAGCTCACTGTGAAGAAGGTTCCATTGTCAAGGGACAAATTATACGCAAAGTCAAAGGTGGTCTCATTGTTGATATTGGGATGGAAGCTTTCTTACCCGGTTCTCAAATTGACAATAAGAAAATTAAGAACTTAGATGATTATGTAGGTAAAGTCTGCGAATTCAAAATCTTGAAAATCAACATTGATAGAAGAAATGTTGTTGTTTCAAGAAGAGAACTCCTAGAAGCTGAACGAATTTCTAAAAAAGCAGAACTTATTGAACAAATCACTATTGGCGAACGCCGTAAAGGTATCGTTAAAAACATTACAGATTTTGGTGTATTCTTAGATCTAGATGGTATCGATGGTCTCCTCCATATTACAGACATGACATGGAAACGCATTCGGCATCCATCTGAAATGGTAGAACTCAATCAAGAACTCGAAGTTGTAATTCTTAGCGTTGATAAAGAAAAAGGTCGGGTTGCTCTTGGTCTGAAACAAAAAGAACACAATCCATGGGAAGATATTGAGAAGAAATATCCTCCAGGAAAACGTATTACTGGTAAAATTGTTAAACTTCTCCCCTACGGAGCCTTCATCGAAATTGAAGAAGGTATCGAAGGTTTAATTCACGTCTCTGAAATGTCTTGGGTTAAAAATGTTGTCGATCCTAGTGAAGTCGTCAACAAAGGTGATGAAGTTGAAGCTATCGTTTTATCTATCCAAAAAGACGAAGGTAAAATTTCTTTAGGTCTGAAACAAACAGAACACAACCCATGGGATAACATCGAAGAGAAATATCCTATTGGCTTACACGTACGTGCAGAAATTAAAAATCTTACAAATTACGGCGCCTTTGTTGAGCTTGAGCCAGGTATTGAAGGTTTAATTCATATCTCTGACATGAGTTGGATTAAAAAAGTATCTCACCCTTCAGAACTCTTCAAAAAAGGCAGTATCGTTGAAGCTGTTATCCTCTCAGTAGATAAAGAAAGTAAAAAAATCACTCTAGGAGTCAAACAGTTAAGTTCAAATCCTTGGAATGAAATTGAAGAAATGTTCCCCACAGGAAGCGTTATTTCTGGAGTTGTAACTAAAATTACAGCATTCGGAGCATTTGTAGAACTGCAAAACGGTATAGAAGGTCTGATTCACGTTTCAGAGCTCTCTGAAAAGCCTTTCTCAAAAATTGAAGATATTATCTCAATAGGTGATTCAGTATCTGCAAAGGTTATCAAACTGGATCCTGATCATAAAAAGGTATCTCTTTCTGTGAAAGAATACTTAGCTGATAAACAGCATGATCAAACAGATACAGATATAGATGATTTGGACTTAGAAGATTTAGTTGGTTCAGATAAAAAGAAAAAAGGGAAATAA
- the acpS gene encoding holo-ACP synthase — protein MQIAHIGTDIIEISRIRKAIKTHNQRMLDKIFTKKEQVYCLRLIDPCPSLAARFAGKEAVAKALGTGIGKIVGWKDIEILKISKQPEVFLPERVYQKLGISKVLLSISHSREYATAMAIALI, from the coding sequence ATGCAAATTGCACATATAGGAACTGATATTATTGAAATTTCCCGAATCCGGAAAGCGATAAAAACACATAATCAAAGGATGCTCGATAAAATCTTCACAAAAAAGGAGCAGGTATATTGTTTAAGACTCATAGATCCTTGTCCTTCTTTGGCAGCTAGGTTTGCAGGAAAAGAAGCTGTAGCTAAAGCCTTAGGAACTGGAATAGGAAAGATTGTTGGTTGGAAAGATATAGAGATCCTTAAAATATCAAAACAACCCGAGGTCTTTTTACCAGAAAGAGTGTATCAAAAATTAGGAATCTCCAAAGTCTTATTATCAATCAGCCATAGTCGTGAGTACGCCACAGCTATGGCAATAGCTTTAATTTAA
- a CDS encoding prolipoprotein diacylglyceryl transferase, which yields MRIFLSAIYWNHSKFLWNSENWPLRVSWYGLCFSVGILLTSILGICLALSSYTEEDKTRFSKEQLRLALENFALYSLLFIIPGSRIAYILFYGGDFYLKNPQEIFKVWNGGLASHGGMVGLILWAIIFSWIYRKKLPILTFLFLCDLCASVFGCAAFMIRIGNFMNQEIVGKPTNLPWGIIFSSPTQGVLGVPTHPVQLYEGVSYLLLSIILFFLSYKRYFRLGSGWATSLGLVGISLIRFVAEFFKSHQGKVIGPDSWLTMGQILSLPLFVLGLSLGVVCFLKNKKDKSSISSAK from the coding sequence ATGCGAATCTTCTTATCAGCGATATACTGGAATCATTCAAAATTTCTATGGAATTCAGAAAACTGGCCTCTCCGAGTGTCTTGGTATGGTCTATGTTTTTCTGTGGGGATTTTGCTTACCTCTATCTTAGGGATTTGTCTTGCGCTATCTTCTTATACTGAAGAAGATAAAACACGATTCTCTAAGGAACAACTTCGTTTAGCTTTGGAGAACTTCGCTTTATATTCTCTGTTATTTATCATTCCTGGATCACGTATAGCTTATATTTTATTTTATGGAGGCGATTTTTATCTCAAAAATCCTCAAGAGATTTTCAAAGTGTGGAATGGGGGATTAGCAAGCCACGGAGGTATGGTAGGGTTAATTCTATGGGCAATCATATTCTCTTGGATATATAGAAAAAAACTTCCGATATTGACCTTTTTATTTCTTTGTGATCTTTGTGCGTCTGTATTCGGATGTGCGGCTTTTATGATTCGTATTGGAAATTTTATGAACCAGGAAATTGTAGGAAAACCAACCAATCTTCCTTGGGGGATTATTTTTTCATCTCCTACTCAAGGCGTGTTAGGTGTTCCTACGCATCCAGTACAGTTGTATGAAGGAGTGAGTTATTTATTGCTTTCTATAATCCTGTTCTTCTTAAGTTATAAACGTTATTTTCGTTTAGGCTCAGGATGGGCCACATCCTTAGGATTAGTGGGTATATCGTTAATTCGTTTTGTTGCTGAGTTTTTTAAAAGCCATCAGGGTAAAGTTATAGGGCCTGATAGTTGGTTAACGATGGGCCAAATATTGTCCTTGCCTTTATTTGTACTCGGTCTATCTTTGGGAGTAGTATGCTTCCTTAAAAATAAGAAAGATAAGAGTTCTATTTCATCAGCAAAATAG